In Funiculus sociatus GB2-C1, one DNA window encodes the following:
- a CDS encoding S-layer homology domain-containing protein, with the protein MLKTSLIATSLLLAATVSYPLQTLAQVPSTQNDPNSQRGCLSGYPDGTYRGERSVSRYEFAAALNACLNQLNQLIPSERADLATREEVEALIQRQRQLNEQLRELSDRVGTLSGESSDTTGK; encoded by the coding sequence ATGCTTAAGACTTCATTGATTGCAACTAGCTTACTGTTAGCGGCAACCGTCTCCTACCCATTACAAACGCTGGCACAAGTTCCTAGCACCCAAAATGATCCCAATTCCCAGAGGGGTTGCCTTTCTGGGTATCCTGATGGTACTTACCGAGGCGAACGTTCTGTGAGTCGCTATGAATTTGCCGCCGCTTTAAATGCTTGCCTAAATCAGTTAAATCAACTCATTCCTAGCGAAAGAGCAGACTTAGCCACTAGGGAAGAGGTGGAAGCATTGATTCAACGCCAGAGGCAGTTAAACGAACAACTTCGAGAATTAAGCGATCGCGTTGGCACCTTATCTGGCGAATCATCTGATACAACAGGTAAATAA
- a CDS encoding MAPEG family protein gives MSPLPSLITALALLLYQILAFNVGRARAKYKVLPPQMTGDPNFERVLRVQQNTLEQLVFFLPSLWLFSLYVSPLWGAGIGAVWIIGRIAYAWGYYQAPEKRAIGFGINLISSIVLLLGSLVGIILDLIRP, from the coding sequence ACTGCTATACCAAATTCTAGCTTTCAACGTCGGTCGAGCCAGAGCCAAATATAAAGTGCTGCCACCCCAAATGACAGGAGATCCGAATTTTGAACGAGTGCTGCGCGTTCAACAGAATACCCTGGAACAGTTGGTTTTCTTTCTTCCTTCGCTGTGGTTGTTCTCTCTCTACGTCAGCCCTTTGTGGGGAGCTGGTATTGGTGCAGTTTGGATTATAGGCCGTATTGCCTACGCTTGGGGATACTATCAGGCTCCTGAAAAACGGGCGATTGGTTTTGGCATCAATTTAATCAGCAGCATCGTGCTACTCTTGGGTTCGTTAGTGGGAATTATACTTGATTTAATACGCCCTTAA